The following coding sequences are from one Augochlora pura isolate Apur16 chromosome 6, APUR_v2.2.1, whole genome shotgun sequence window:
- the LOC144471450 gene encoding uncharacterized protein LOC144471450, translated as MDGGTRARVEEEKALDSSRLRSSARLGFASSSSASSSRIARRKRKKRRRQQRRNSNVDDEDELVVVVAGGGDSGETTTDAIPAFELSQQLQQQQLLPAGEASIPNEESSKQSSKNRSSHNTNESQRIVSRGGSGSRAAASSISSGITLLNRRQANKRSSRRCNASARRNAMTMDLQRLITEVHARPAIWDQKNVNYHNRDVIQKMWREIARVCEVSTDVAKSKWKHLRDNFRNELKKTYRGKCEGGGIEHDSKWVWFKSLFFLRDQMNSRVIGCALSQKCSAILRCSPEGTQIEPQIDILEGHEEAQFDDLDGDSCQSLLSNDDGLHHVMPPPKLNKIGRKRSLVNVLDNDYCEIDRERYESLQKRLGVSQEEELDDTYHFLMSVRNPLKSLPLDRQMFVRLKIQELVYNEINSQNLQNRTMYDISQDVKPLRVSGPAVGSGVGPGPGPGGGGGGGNPGMSIDGPEQSGTGDVASHYPASMLHNSASEGSAHDTLFG; from the exons ATGGACGGCGGCACGCGTGCACGAGTCGAGGAGGAAAAAGCCCTGGATTCGTCTCGCCTGCGAtcctccgctcggctcggttTCGCGAGCTCCTCCTCGGCCAGCAGCTCTCGTATCGCCAGGcgcaagagaaagaagaggaggcGGCAGCAGCGACGAAACAGtaacgtcgacgacgaagacgaactcgtcgtcgtcgttgccggTGGCGGTGATAGCGGCGAAACAACCACCGACGCGATTCCCGCGTTCGAACTCTCGCAACAGCTCCAGCAACAACAACTACTGCCGGCAGGAGAGGCGTCGATTCCCAACGAGGAATCGAGCAAGCAGTCGTCGAAAAATCGGTCCTCGCACAACACCAACGAGTCTCAACGAATCGTATCCAGAGGAGGAagcggctcgcgcgcggctgCCTCCTCCATCAGCTCCGGCATCACGCTTCTCAACCGTCGACAAGCCAACAAGCGATCGTCCAGGAGATGCAACGCGAGCGCTCGTAGGAACGCGATGACGATGGATCTCCAGAGACTGATCACCGAGGTGCACGCCAGGCCTGCGATCTGGGACCAGAAGAACGTCAACTACCACAATCGCGACGTCATCCAGAAGATGTGGCGGGAGATCGCGAGGGTTTGCGAGGTCTCCA CGGATGTCGCGAAATCGAAATGGAAACACTTGCGGGACAACTTTCGCAACGAACTGAAGAAGACTTATCGAGGGAAATGCGAGGGTGGCGGCATCGAGCACGATTCCAAGTGGGTTTGGTTCAAGAGTCTGTTCTTTTTGCGGGACCAAATGAACTCCCGGGTGATCGGTTGCGCCCTTTCGCAGAAATGCTCGGCGATCCTTCGATGCTCGCCGGAAGGGACGCAGATCGAGCCGCAGATCGACATTCTCGAGGGCCATGAGGAGGCCCAGTTCGACGACCTGGACGGCGACTCTTGCCAGTCTTTGCTTTCGAACGACGACGGTCTTCATCATGTTATGCCGCCGCCGAAACTCAACAAGATCGGCAGAAAGAGGAGCCTGGTGAACGTGTTGGACAACGATTACTGCGAGATCGATCGAGAACGGTACGAGTCCTTGCAGAAGAGATTGGGCGTGTCCCAGGAAGAGGAGCTGGACGACACCTACCACTTCCTGATGAGCGTTCGAAACCCTCTTAAGAGTCTGCCACTCGACAGACAAATGTTCGTCAGATTAAAGATCCAGGAGCTCGTCTACAACGAGATCAATTCGCAGAATCTGCAAAATCGAACGATGTACGACATCTCTCAGGACGTGAAACCTTTGAGGGTGTCCGGGCCCGCCGTTGGGTCCGGAGTAGGTCCCGGTCCTGGCCcgggcggaggaggaggaggcgggaATCCCGGAATGTCTATCGACGGGCCCGAACAGTCTGGAACTGGCGATGTTGCCTCTCACTACCCAGCGTCGATGCTTCATAATTCCGCGTCAGAGGGCTCCGCTCACGATACCCTCTttggttaa
- the LOC144471452 gene encoding uncharacterized protein LOC144471452: protein MAFEIRLVCLFVAAFGFLDASVAVPISDRDQDNEIALFDDLSSNINTIFDEMLPSVREMIIKDGLDPLKMKDIRHELKGIISHDGVLQLTKGWMQGMSQVGRSGDVILTYGDRKITIDAQLELNVMDLAYDYYFKYSLISRKGTFRASMNNVNMRLLLSVDLNSYKIELGSLQVVSVGKMAVKLEGHVLDKVLNAAIKAFLGVFRKEVVGTIEQQGYEVMKKLVERINAKIPKPDLDGRAITYNSDMVDNIPTFFEFHLV, encoded by the exons ATGGCCTTTGAGATTCGACTGGTATGTCTGTTCGTTGCTGCGTTCGGTTTTCTGGACGCGAGCGTCGCCGTTCCCATCTCCGATCG AGATCAGGATAATGAGATCGCGCTCTTCGATGACCTGAGCTCAAACATCAACACAATCTTTGACGAGATGCTCCCGTCAGTACGGGAAATGATTATAAAAGATGGGTTGGATCCCCTGAAAATGAAGGACATTCGTCACGAACTG AAAGGAATAATCAGCCACGATGGAGTGCTACAGTTGACCAAAGGCTGGATGCAAGGAATGTCTCAGGTGGGCCGCAGCGGCGATGTGATTCTAACTTACGGTGATAGGAAGATAACAATAGACGCTCAGCTGGAACTCAATGTTATGGAT CTCGCTTACGACTACTACTTCAAATACTCGTTAATCTCGCGAAAGGGTACCTTCCGCGCCTCCATGAACAACGTAAATATGCGGCTGTTGCTCAGCGTAGACCTGAACAGTTACAAGATCGAACTCGGCTCGCTCCAGGTCGTTTCCGTCGG CAAAATGGCCGTAAAGCTTGAGGGCCACGTCCTCGATAAGGTGTTGAACGCTGCGATCAAGGCTTTCCTTGGTGTGTTCCGGAAAGAGGTGGTCGGCACGATAGAGCAACAAGGTTACGAAGTGATGAAAAAGCTTGTGGAGAGAATCAACGCTAAAATCCCGAAGCCCGATCTCGATGGTCGCGCGATAACCTACAACAGCGATATGGTGGATAACATACCAACTTTCTTCGAGTTTCATCTTGTGTAG